In the genome of Brachypodium distachyon strain Bd21 chromosome 3, Brachypodium_distachyon_v3.0, whole genome shotgun sequence, the window cgacctggCCGGCTTGGCGGCGCGCGGGaccaccggcgccggctccgCTGCCTGCCTGCGCCTCCTGGGCCCCTTCGTTATTCCGCGCCGCGGCGGCTTCGCGGGTTtggcccctgccgccgccgcagcagcagcttcagcaCCCTCCGCCTGCAGCTTTTTCTCGgcctccacgccgccggcgcccgcgaGGGAGATGAGCTTGTGCGGAGCGGAGCCGAACGGCGGCGGGACGAATGGGTCGGACGGCAGCGGGACGAACGGGGCAGCCTCGGGGCTCAAAGCCCGCACCGGTGGtgacgtcggcggcgagggcgaggaggagagagcCGTGCCGCCAAGAGGCAGCAGCGTGGACGTAGGCGAGGGGATAGATTCGGAGGAGCACaaaggcggcggcagtggcgagAGGAAGGGATTGTTCACTGCCGCAGGCTTCAAAAGGAAACGCGCCGGCGGTGGGGGGCGAGTAAATCCATGGACGACGGGTCGGGGAGCGGCGAGGAAGAACGGGGCGCCGTAGGGGTAGGTCGCGACGACGGC includes:
- the LOC104583938 gene encoding protein MEI2-like 7, with the translated sequence MAVTKLSADAPPYLSPNRLQLSPPLPHPPPPLHMAMSAAQYHAATLPFPAVVATYPYGAPFFLAAPRPVVHGFTRPPPPARFLLKPAAVNNPFLSPLPPPLCSSESIPSPTSTLLPLGGTALSSSPSPPTSPPVRALSPEAAPFVPLPSDPFVPPPFGSAPHKLISLAGAGGVEAEKKLQAEGAEAAAAAAAGAKPAKPPRRGITKGPRRRRQAAEPAPVVPRAAKPARSPPPLFTTRPQTPVPAPEWRDNQELTTLMIRNIPNRLTPGELMLLLDDHCARANKKERGGGATLAAYDFLYLRMDFSR